In the Podospora bellae-mahoneyi strain CBS 112042 chromosome 4, whole genome shotgun sequence genome, one interval contains:
- a CDS encoding hypothetical protein (COG:A; EggNog:ENOG503P00P), producing MTEVSATRLYLGNLPRNATKADIEAHFSTHGTGDIAEIKLMNGFGFIEYKDPMDARDVVPAFHGSTFLGERLTVQFARGNRHRENNGGGGGGGFNNDRSSAPRPRRTPHRLQISGLPPDTSWQDLKDFARTPGLDVVYSETGRNGSSEGFVEFETAADLRTAVEKLNERDFKGVRVTCTANTQADIPRGDRGRSMSPRRGPGRMNDYDRRGPPRAYSPHRNGDYRPDYRDRSPVPRRDYYEDRARPYRSPPRRGPPMDDYPPARRYDDPYRGPPRDYPPPDPYMNGGGRPYDRPPPPRDFAPRDPYVREPYPREYDRRY from the exons ATGACTGAGGTATCGGCTACTCGTCTTTACCTGGGCAATCTGCCTCGGAATG CTACCAAAGCCGATATCGAAGCTCACTTCTCCACCCATGGCACCGGTGACATTGCTGAGATCAAGCTCATGAACGGCTTCGGCTTCATCGAGTACAAGGATCCCATGGATGCACGCGATGTTGTTCCAG CATTCC ATGGTTCGACCTTCCTTGGCGAGCGCTTGACTGTCCAATTCGCCCGTGGTAACCGACACCGCGAAAacaatggcggcggcggcggcggcggattcAACAACGACCGCAGCAGTGCCCCCCGACCGCGCCGCACACCGCACCGCTTGCAGATTTCGGGACTTCCCCCAGACACCAGCTGGCAG GATCTCAAAGACTTTGCTCGCACACCCGGCCTTGATGTCGTCTACAGTGAAACGGGGCGCAACGGCAGCAGCGAAGG ATTTGTCGAGTTCGAGACGGCTGCCGACCTCCGCACAGCTGTCGAGAAGCTGAACGAGCGCGACTTCAAAGGTGTTCGCGTCACTTGCACTGCCAAC ACTCAGGCTGACATTCCCCGTGGAGACCGCGGGCGATCCATGTCACCTCGTCGCGGGCCGGGCCGCATGAATGACTACGATCGCCGGGGTCCGCCTCGCGCATACAGTCCCCACCGCAACGGGGACTACAGGCCTGATTACCGCGACCGGTCCCCTGTTCCTCGGCGCGATTACTACGAGGACCGTGCCAGGCCCTaccgctcccctccccgccgtgGACCCCCAATGGATGACTACCCGCCGGCGCGCCGCTACGATGACCCCTATCGTGGGCCGCCCCGGGACTACCCTCCTCCTGACCCGTACATGAATGGCGGCGGACGGCCCTATgatcgtcctcctcctcctcgggaCTTTGCTCCGCGGGACCCTTATGTCCGGGAGCCCTACCCTCGGGAGTATGATCGGCGTTATTAG
- the DBP9 gene encoding ATP-dependent DNA/RNA helicase (COG:A; EggNog:ENOG503NUDU): MKRKLNQDDEPPATDAAAVAEPEKKKEKKEKKEKKAVEEEKELSFAELGLDPRLVQAVAKLGFEKPTLVQRKAIPLALKGEDVLCKAKTGSGKTAAYVLPVLQGILGRKKTDNTPTTAGLILVPTRELADQVHKAIEEFSAFCAKDVTAAKLTENVSDAVQRSLLANVPDVVVSTPARAWKSVDSGALSVANLQYLVLDEADLVLSYGYDEDMENLARSMPKGVQTTMMSATLLSAELDTLKGIFCRNPTLLDLKEEFGEEDEKLTQYYVRTGEDDKWLISYLIFKLQLIKGPCLIFVADIDRSYRLKLFFEQFSIRSCILNSELPVNTRIKVIEEFNKGIYDIIIASDERSEVFGDEKEEETKEEGEGEEKKGKKKGGRKGKRDEEYGVSRGIDFKNVAAVVNFDLPTSASSYTHRIGRTARAGRTGIAMSFVVPKELFGKHKPTSIKSCEKDEKVLAKIVRAQGKMNRKLEPYNFSKEQMEAFRYRMNDALRAVTKVAIREARTRELRQELLRSETLKRYFEENPAELSHLRHDGELGHKARQQAHLKHVPDYLLPKEAKKEITKGSVGFVPFKKVDKDKKHRGKFGAKGKGRSFKVGGGRKGDPLKTFKVRRKK; encoded by the exons ATGAAGCGCAAACTCAACCAAGACGACGAGCCACCAGCGACCGATGCGGCCGCCGTTGCCGAaccagaaaagaaaaaggaaaaaaaggaaaagaaagaaaagaaggcggtcgaggaagaaaaagagctGAGCTTCGCCGAGCTGGGACTAGATCCCAGATTGGTCCAGGCGGTTGCGAAGCTCGGGTTTGAGAAGCCGACCTTGGTGCAGAGGAAAGCGATCCCGCTTGCGCtcaagggggaggatgttcTCTGCAAGGCCAAGACGGGGAGTGGGAAGACGGCGGCGTATGTGCTGCCTGTGTTGCaggggattttggggaggaagaag ACCGATAACACACCCACCACGGCGGGCCTGATCCTCGTACCGACGCGCGAACTCGCCGACCAAGTCCACAAGGCGATCGAGGAGTTTTCGGCCTTTTGCGCAAAGGATGTGACGGCGGCGAAGCTGACGGAGAATGTTTCTGATGCTGTTCAGAGGAGCTTGTTGGCCAACGTGccggatgtggttgtttcCACGCCTGCCCGGGCGTGGAAGAGTGTCGACTCGGGCGCGCTTTCGGTCGCGAATCTTCAGTACCTTGTGCTTGACGAGGCAGATCTTGTATTGTCTTATGGGTATGATGAGGACATGGAGAATCTGGCGAGGTCGATGCCGAAGGGGGTGCAGACTACCATGATGTCTGCGACGCTTTTGTCGGCGGAGCTGGACACGCTGAAGGGGATTTTCTGCAGGAACCCGACGCTGCTGGAtttgaaggaggagtttggggaggaggatgagaagttGACGCAGTATTATGTCAGGACCGGGGAGGATGACAAGTGGCTGATTAGCTACTTGATCTTTAAGCTGCAGCTGATCAAGGGGCCTTGCTTGATTTTTGTGGCGGATATTGACAGGAGTTATCGGCTGAAGCTGTTTTTTGAGCAGTTTTCTATCAGGAGCTGTATCCTCAACTCGGAGCTGCCAGTCAACACGAGGATCAAGGTGATTGAGGAGTTTAACAAGGGGATTTATGATATTATTATTGCTAGCGATGAGAGGAGTGAGGTTTTtggggatgagaaggaggaggagacgaaggaagaaggggaaggggaggagaagaagggaaagaagaagggggggaggaaggggaagagggatgaggagTATGGTGTTTCGAGAGGCATCGACTTCAAGAATGTGGCTGCAGTTGTCAACTTTGACCTGCCCACGTCTGCGTCATCATATACCCACAGGATTGGGAGGACGGCGAGAGCGGGGAGGACGGGGATTGCGATGTCGTTCGTGGTGCCGAAGGAGTTGTTTGGGAAGCACAAGCCGACGTCGATAAAGAGCTGCGAGAAGGATGAGAAAGTGCTGGCCAAGATTGTGAGGGCGCAGGGGAAGATGAATCGGAAGTTGGAGCCGTATAATTTCAGCAAGGAGCAGATGGAGGCGTTTAGGTATCGGATGAACGATG CCCTCCGCGCGGTAACAAAGGTGGCGATCAGAGaagcgaggacgagggaacTGAGGCAGGAGCTGTTGAGGAGTGAGACTTTGAAGAG ATACTTTGAGGAAAACCCCGCCGAGCTCTCCCACCTCCGTCACGACGGCGAGCTGGGCCACAAGGCGAGACAGCAGGCCCATCTGAAGCACGTCCCTGATTATCTTTTGCCCAAGgaggcaaagaaggagaTCACGAAGGGGTCGGTCGGGTTTGTGCCGTTTAAGAAGGtggacaaggacaagaagcaCAGGGGCAAGTTTGGggcgaaggggaaggggaggtcgttcaaggttggtggggggaggaagggggatcCGTTGAAGACGTTCAAGGTCAGGAGGAAAAAGTGA
- the TRM8_1 gene encoding tRNA (guanine-N(7)-)-methyltransferase (tRNA(m7G46)-methyltransferase) (COG:U; EggNog:ENOG503NVN2), whose translation MAALYYGIDKKKQLALAATASFVAWGYAVDLLPALRWAGYAFIAGITLSLAALLALTVLTSRSGYQLRKLRSITSRPNGALFTGRENWRREVAALRQRQGYEKASLCPDSPKVAAAVDEVLGFVIRDFIRVWYGGISSNPVFENEVDRAIRGALLRVRDRLAEVDLAGVVTMRLVPILTAHLRDFAEAEKSVRGRKLNRSVTETEELDLAIASKYREGRLHPAVGLGFSDVKTAQQDYLRGLMGRVLPKVLGREVLGSRAVGIVVREIVACAVLGPVMGLLAEPDTWNQLMEGYGRSMLQDRSTVRKLRAALDQHASPAPKTGGKQVVAFPRLGVGDSERRFEKFVRAIRKVNNLSDARRFRSEVASQLKRDSQQEGVDQVYMRRLEMGKRLLDQKVQHLATPGDRRGFQPQQGGSNVVPSDSKLEKASLTDLLRDPSGLSYFMEYMDRQRLMPLVQFWLVVDGFRNPLEDDGLEGEQLPLQLPPWTESDRLDLAQIDAAYLSRPELKVPDSSKRIISDFLKAGKRATPEQYYRARREILRAQSAVLEEMRVKHFQNFRKSEIFYKALAAEEASRRTTASVPTTALPRAASYAAPSSSSSSKPHPVSRLAPRLQTNNNPQNNNRRAGSATDLRAISFNSNGGSDLGPLMSSVPDLRDIRRSGSLDEGRGSYSPNPLFDDEVGGTGDNDPMADSIASLDQDSGSNNNVPDTKVVQAMERALNNILEDSQQTPLKVEDLHGGLFGDEDADNGNMDGGLFGTTSTTAAGKQRAPSDDRSAANKRGSMDLATRSSRGSLDMTTTTTTATPTTTTTITITTNNNNNNNKKMEKPSLASLGLVSAASRIGVFVDDDLFGDENRFLSDEPSDVDEAKDSEDDVAAVHLAAPGDLGLAEAITSLTNEIDKLVTQEAVVDSLLRKAELTNNTAELRILRKSKASLQRELRRKELQRRQYVIQESDNSLYGRSTVRILREIEVGRDEEGKEFAVYAVEVSRNAGEKMPAARWVVKRRYSEFLELHQKLRGGYPSVRGLEFPRRRMVMKLEQGFLQKRRAGLERYLSELLLLPDVCRSRDLRAFLSQRVIDGGSNGEGSRKDMISRLYDSVADGMEDILGSIPVLDQLSLAGQNLIAAATSQLSQLPLNDETVSGTGVVLNAAEAEAELNAFENGTGAGKELEPFVKPICDIFLEVFELNKGNNWLRGRAVVVVLHQLLGGTIERKLRDNVKMLVGEEQILRYVDMVKGVMWPGGEMVRDKVPRTKQEKLKTRTEASLMLATLVPDLAGSVVGRLNAQAASRRVFATLNNGRLNAHLAFTFLDEIIDILFERA comes from the exons ATGGCAGCCCTTTACTACGGcatcgacaagaagaaacagctagccctcgccgccacagCGAGCTTCGTCGCCTGGGGGTACGCAgtcgacctcctccctgCCTTGCGATGGGCCGGGTATGCCTTCATCGCTGGCATCACACTATCACTCGCGGCACTGCTTGCCCTGACGGTGCTGACATCCCGGAGCGGGTACCAGTTGCGAAAACTGCGGAGTATCACCAGCCGACCGAATGGCGCTTTATTCACTGGACGAGAGAACTGGAGGAGGGAAGTTGCGGCTCTTAGACAACGACAGGGCTATGAGAAAGCCTCGCTTTGCCCTGACAGTCCcaaggtggcggcggcggtggatgaggtgctgGGGTTTGTGATTAGGGATTTCATCCGGGTTTGGTACGGGGGTATCAGTTCGAACCCGGTGTTTGAGAATGAGGTTGACAGGGCGATCAGGGGGGCGCTGCTGAGGGTTAGGGATCGTTTGGCAGAGGTTGAtttggcgggggtggtgacgatgaggTTGGTGCCGATTTTGACGGCGCATTTGAGGGACTTtgcggaggcggagaagtcggtgagggggaggaagctgaACAGGAGTGTgacggagacggaggagttGGATTTGGCGATTGCGAGTAAGTACCGGGAGGGGAGGCTGCATCcggcggtggggttggggtttagTGATGTCAAGACGGCGCAGCAGGATTatttgagggggttgatgggacGGGTTTTGCCAaaggtgctggggagggaggtgttggggtcgagggcggtggggatTGTGGTTAGGGAGATTGTGGCTTGTGCGGTGTTGgggccggtgatggggttgttggcggaGCCGGATACGTGGAATCagttgatggaggggtaTGGGAGGAGTATGCTGCAGGATAGGTCGACTGTGAGGAAGCTGAGGGCGGCGTTGGATCAGCATGCTTCTCCTGCGCCGAAGACGGGAGGGAAGCAGGTGGTTGCGTTTCCgaggctgggggtgggggatagCGAGAGACGGTTTGAGAAGTTTGTGAGGGCGATCAGGAAGGTGAATAACCTTTCGGATGCGAGGAGGTTTAGGAGCGAGGTTGCTAGTCAGTTGAAGAGGGATTCACAacaggagggggtggatcAGGTTTATATGAGACGGCTGGAaatggggaagaggttgttggatCAGAAGGTGCAGCATTTGGCTACTCCTGGGGATAGGAGGGGGTTCCAGCCGCAGCAGGGGGGGAGCAATGTCGTGCCTAGTGATTccaagctggagaaggctTCTCTGACGGATTTGTTGAGGGACCCGTCGGGGTTGTCTTATTTCATGGAGTATATGGATAGGCAGCGGTTGATGCCGCTGGTCCAGTTCTGGCtcgtggtggatgggtttCGAAATCCgctcgaggatgatgggcttGAGGGGGAACAGCTGCCGCTGCAGCTACCGCCATGGACAGAGTCGGATCGCCTTGATCTTGCACAGATTGATGCTGCCTACCTCAGCCGGCCTGAGCTCAAGGTCCCCGACTCTAGCAAGAGGATCATTTCCGACTTCCTCAAGGCTGGGAAGCGGGCCACGCCTGAGCAATACTACCGCGCTCGTCGTGAGATTCTACGGGCTCAGAGCGCGGTTCTGGAAGAGATGCGCGTCAAACACTTTCAAAACTTCCGCAAGTCCGAGATCTTTTACAAGGCCCTCGCTGCAGAGGAGGCCTCAAGACGCACTACCGCCTCTGTTCCCACCACAGCACTTCCCCGAGCGGCCTCATATGCcgccccatcatcatcatcatcatcaaaaccacACCCCGTGTCTCGCCTAGCCCCCAGGCTACAAACCAACAataacccccaaaacaacaaccgaCGAGCGGGCTCGGCAACCGATCTCCGGGCCATTTCCTTCAACTCTAACGGAGGGAGCGACCTCGGCCCTTTGATGAGCTCGGTCCCTGACCTCCGCGACATCCGCCGGTCAGGTTCATTGGACGAGGGTCGGGGGTCTTATTCACCCAACCCCTTATTTGACGACGAAGTAGGAGGAACAGGGGATAACGACCCCATGGCGGACTCGATCGCGAGCCTGGACCAAGACAGCGGCAGTAACAACAATGTGCCAGACACAAAAGTCGTGCAAGCGATGGAGAGGGCGCTGAATAATATTCTTGAGGACAGCCAGCAGACACCACTAAAGGTGGAGGACCTACATGGCGGTTTATTTGGGGACGAAGACGCCGACAACGGCAACATGGACGGGGGTTTATTCGGAACAACTTCTACCACCGCAGCAGGGAAACAGCGGGCTCCGTCAGACGATAGGTCTGCCGCTAACAAGCGTGGGAGTATGGACTTGGCTACCCGATCATCACGTGGGTCGTTGGACATGAcaactactactactactgctactcctactactactactactattaCTATTACTAcaaataacaacaacaacaacaacaagaagatggagaaacCGTCACTCGCATCGTTGGGTCTGGTGTCGGCAGCGTCAAGGATAGGGGTGTTTGTGGATGACGACTTGTTTGGTGACGAGAACAGGTTCTTGTCGGACGAGCCCTCGGACGTTGACGAAGCTAAAGACTCGGAGGATGACGTTGCTGCTGTTCACCTGGCCGCTCCGGGGGATTTGGGCCTGGCGGAGGCGATCACCAGTCTGACGAATGAGATTGACAAGCTGGTCACgcaggaggcggtggtggattcGTTGCTGAGGAAGGCGGAGTTGACGAATAATACGGCGGAGCTGAGGATCTTGAGAAAGAGCAAGGCGTCGCTGCAGAGGGAGCTGAGACGAAAAGAGCTGCAGAGGAGGCAGTATGTGATTCAGGAGAGCGATAATAGCTTGTATGGGAGGTCGACGGTGAGGATCCTGAGGGAGAttgaggtggggagggacgaggaggggaaggagttTGCGGTTTATGCGGTGGAGGTGTCGAGGAAcgcgggggagaagatgccggcggcgaggtgggtggtgaagaggaggtatAGCGAGTTTTTGGAGCTGCATCAGAAGCTGAGGGGGGGGTACCCGAGcgtgagggggttggagtttccgaggcggaggatggtgatgaagctGGAGCAGGGGTTTTtgcagaagaggagggcggggttggagaggtatCTGAGcgagttgttgttgctgccggaTGTTTGCAGGAGCAGGGACTTGAGGGCGTTTCTGAGCCAGAGGGTGATTGATGGGGGGAGtaatggggaggggagcaggAAGGATATGATCAGTAGGTTATATGACAGTGTggcggatgggatggaggatATTTTAGGGAGTATTCCGGTTCTGGACCAGCTCAGTCTTGCGGGACAGAACCtcattgctgctgctacGAGCCAACTGTCACAGCTGCCTCTGAACGACGAGACGGTTTCGGGCACAGGGGTGGTGCTCAATGCTGCAGAAGCAGAGGCGGAACTGAACGCTTTTGAGAATGGCACTGGGGCAGGGAAGGAACTGGAACCGTTCGTCAAGCCCATCTGCGACATCTTTTTGGAGGTGTTTGAGTTGAACAAGGGGAACAACTGGCTGAGGGggagagcggtggtggtggtgctgcatCAGTTGCTGGGCGGCACAATTGAGAGGAAGCTGAGGGACAATGTCAAGAtgctggtgggggaggagcagatACTGCGGTATGTGGATATGGTCAAGGGGGTGATGTGGCCTggaggggagatggtgagggacAAGGTTCCGAGGACGAAAcaggagaagttgaagacGAGGACGGAGGCGAGCTTGATGCTGGCGACGCTGGTGCCGGATTTGGCGGGGAGTGTGGTGGGCAGATTGAATGCGCAGGCGGCAAGCAGGAGGGTTTTTGCTACGTTGAATAATGGGAGGTTGAA CGCGCATCTGGCATTTACCTTTCTGGACGAGATCATCGACATCCTTTTCGAAAGAGCCTAG
- a CDS encoding hypothetical protein (COG:S; EggNog:ENOG503Q3IU), whose amino-acid sequence MPRPQDPHLYGQPPPKKQKISSPTDLSGSLAFTSQLTSLLASSSSTPSTGRPRPSKSKTEDLFKSVKIKRKNRPKDQDEKLTLKSPTTTTSSSSAELEDLARSRQRLESKSRLYAAMQRGDYIGKEYGLVDFDRKWAESNPGPPEDLSSSSSSEPEEEEEATIEYTDTYGRTRLLTPSQKAALDRAAASEIDLEKMAGRPVAVPSDLIFGDTIQARAFEETNQMEELARKRDRSATPPPETHYDANWEIRTKGVGFYKFSQDGETRQKEMEGLEEERKRTEREREGREREKLRRREEMERRRREIEGRRREMGVKKAEREASRFLEELGDVLVGGGGDDGSSSVTEKKKEAEKEGQV is encoded by the coding sequence atgcCCCGTCCCCAAGACCCTCACTTATACggccaaccaccccccaaaaaacaaaagatatcctcccccaccgacCTCTCCGGctccctcgccttcacctcccaactcacctccctcctcgcctcgtcctcatccaccccgtcCACCGgccgcccccgcccctccaaatccaaaacCGAAGACCTCTTCAAATCAGTCAAAATCAAACGCAAAAACCGCCCAAAAGACCAAGATGAAAAACTCAccctcaaatcccccaccaccaccacctcctcctcctccgccgaaCTCGAAGACTTAGCCCGCTCCCGTCAACGCCTAGAATCCAAATCCCGCCTCTACGCCGCCATGCAAAGAGGCGACTACATAGGCAAAGAATACGGCCTCGTAGATTTCGACCGTAAATGGGCAGAATCCAACCCCGGCCCCCCAGAAgacctttcctcctcctcctcttccgaaccagaagaagaagaagaagccacaATCGAATACACCGACACCTACGGCCGAACCCGCCtcctaaccccctcccaaaaagcAGCCCTCGACCGCGCGGCCGCCTCGGAAATCGACCTGGAGAAAATGGCCGGCCGCCCTGTCGCTGTGCCCTCTGATCTTATCTTTGGGGATACCATCCAGGCTCGGGCGTTTGAGGAGACGAATCagatggaggagttggcgaggaagagggataGGAGCGctacgccgccgccggagACGCATTATGATGCTAATTGGGAGATACGGACCAAGGGAGTGGGGTTCTACAAGTTTAGTCAGGATGGGGAGACGAGgcagaaggagatggaggggttggaggaggaaaggaaacggacggagagggagagggaggggagggaaagggagaagctgaggaggagggaggagatggaaaggaggaggagggagattgaggggaggaggagggagatgggggtgaagaaagcggagagggaggccagcaggtttttggaggagttgggggatgttcttgtgggagggggtggtgatgatgggagtaGTAGTgtgacggagaagaagaaggaggcggaaAAGGAAGGGCAGGTTTAA
- the HOM6 gene encoding Homoserine dehydrogenase (EggNog:ENOG503NW9B; COG:E; BUSCO:EOG09263483), which produces MAAAKQVNIAIIGAGGVGKCFLGQLETLAQRRPSPKLVLTYISTSKKAIYNSDYAAITINDVFSKLASSSQAPLAPPKLIEYLKSSGSKTVLVDNTSSQDVADAYPLFLGNGISIVTPNKKAFSGSYKLWQEIFSAAEQSGAKVYHESSVGAGLPVISTLNDLVNTGDEVTKIEGVFSGTMSFLFNSFAPTSGKGGQWSAEVRKAKELGYTEPDPRDDLNGLDVARKLTILARHAGLEVESPTSFPVQSLIPKELESVATGDEFLEKLPAFDSQMEETKAAAEKEGKVVRFVGSIDVASKQVKVGLEKFDLSHPIAALKGSDNIISFYTKRYGSNPLIIQGAGAGGEVTAMGVTSDLIKVLSQVA; this is translated from the exons ATGGCTGCCGCGAAACAGGTCAACATTGCCATCATTG GCGCTGGCGGGGTAGGAAAGTGcttcctcggccagctcGAGACGCTCGCCCAGCGCAGACCCAGCCCCAAGCTCGTCCTCACCTacatcagcaccagcaagAAGGCTATCTACAACTCGGACTATGCCGCTATCACCATCAACGATGTCTTCTCCAagctcgcctcctcctcccaggcTCCCCTCGCCCCTCCCAAGTTGATCGAGTACCTGAAGTCCTCCGGCTCCAAGACCGTCCTCGTCGACAACACCAGCTCCCAAGACGTCGCCGACGCCTACCCACTCTTCCTTGGCAATGGCATCAGCATCGTCACTCCCAACAAGAAGGCCTTCTCTGGCTCCTACAAGCTTTGGCAGGAGATCTTCAGCGCTGCCGAGCAGTCTGGCGCCAAGGTCTACCACGAGTCCTCCGTCGGTGCCGGTCTCCCTGTCATCTCGACCCTCAACGACCTTGTCAACACCGGTGACGAGGTCACCAAGATCGAGGGTGTCTTCAGCGGCACCAtgtccttcctcttcaactcTTTCGCCCCCACCTCCGGCAAGGGCGGCCAATGGTCCGCCGAGGTcaggaaggccaaggagctcgGTTACACTGAGCCCGACCCGCGTGACGATCTCAACGGCTTGGACGTTGCCCGGAAgctcaccatcctcgcccgCCATGCCGGTCTCGAGGTTGAGTCTCCCACCTCGTTCCCCGTCCAGAGCTTGATCCCCAAGGAGCTCGAGTCTGTTGCCACCGGTGATGAGTTCCTCGAGAAGCTCCCCGCCTTTGACTCTCAGATGGAGGAGACAAAGGCGgcggctgagaaggagggcaaggtGGTTCGGTTTGTGGGCAGCATCGACGTCGCCTCAAAGCAGGTCAAGGTTGGACTCGAGAAGTTCGATCTCTCCCACCCCATTGCGGCGCTGAAGGGCAGCGATAACATCATTAGCTTCTATACTAAGCGGTACGGAAGCAACCCCTTGATCATCCAGGGCGCGGGCGCCGGTGGTGAAGTCACGGCCATGGGCGTCACCAGCGACCTCATCAAGGTGCTCTCTCAGGTCGCTTGA
- the TRM8_2 gene encoding tRNA (guanine-N(7)-)-methyltransferase (tRNA(m7G46)-methyltransferase) (COG:J; EggNog:ENOG503NU0S), translating to MAAKKNKKQKREDYRAAMKQDDVLTMPRKKFYRQRAHANPFSDHQLVYPPHPDQMDWSTLYPAYVAQEESQPEATPSSTTEDLSAPVKVKKLTQDVEVADIGCGFGGLLIALAPVMPQTLVLGLEIRVSVTQFVEDRIKVLRRQNEESKAYQNVSVLRANTMKFLPNFFRQGQLSKIFICFPDPHFKARKHKQRIVSTTLNSEYAYAVRPGGVVYTITDVPDLHGWMVQHFEAHPMFERVGVEEQEGDPCVEIMRNATEEGKKVERNKGEKFVALFRRLEDPVF from the exons ATGGCCgccaaaaagaacaagaagcaaaagcGCGAGGACTATCGCGCCGCCATGAAGCAGGACGATGTCCTCACCATGCCTCGCAAGAAGTTTTACCGCCAAAGAGCCCAcgccaaccccttctccgaCCATCAATTAGTCTA CCCACCACACCCTGATCAAATGGACTGGTCCACCCTCTATCCAGCCTATGTCGCCCAAGAAGAGTCACAGCCAGAAgccaccccatcatcaacaacagaaGACCTCTCGGCACCAGTCAAAGTAAAAAAGCTCACCCAAGACGTCGAAGTAGCCGACATAGGCTGCGGCTTCGGCggcctcctcatcgccctcgcccCCGTTATGCCCCAgaccctcgtcctcggcctcgagaTCCGCGTGAGCGTCACCCAGTTCGTCGAGGACAGAATCAAGGTCCTCCGTCGGCAAAACGAAGAAAGCAAAGCCTACCAAAACGTGTCTGTTCTCCGCGCCAACACGATGAAGTTCTTGCCCAACTTTTTCAGGCAGGGGCAGCTGTCCAAGATTTTCATCTGTTTTCCCGACCCGCACTTCAAGGCGAGGAAGCACAAGCAGAGGATTGTGAGCACGACGCTGAATTCGGAGTATGCTTATGCGGTGAGGCCGGGGGGGGTTGTGTACACGATTACGGACGTGCCGGATTTGCATGGGTGGATGGTGCAGCATTTTGAGGCGCATCCGATGtttgagagggttggggtggaggagcaggagggggaTCCGTGTGTAGAGATTATGAGGAATgcgacggaggaggggaagaaggtggagaggaatAAGGGGGAGAAGTTTGTGGCGTTGTTtaggaggttggaggatcCTGTGTTTTAG